The sequence below is a genomic window from Oscillospiraceae bacterium.
CACACCCTGTCATTGCGAGGAGGCCCCGCGGGGCCGACGCGGCAATCCGTTTCCTTTTTTGGAGGCCCGGCCTCCGGCGGCGGGATTCTTTGGTTGCAAAGAACCCCGGGAAGAAACAACCAGGGCCTGCGGGCCCTGGACCCGGGGCCCCGCGGCGGTGCGGTTCAGGTGGCTTGCAAAACCTGCAAGCGCTCAGGGCTCGGTTCGGCCCGTGCCCTCTGTGAATAGGGCTGCCGCCCCTGCGGCACATGACCCGCCCATACTTGAAAGTAGTTGCGGTTCAACAGGTGCCTAAAAAGCCGCTCGTACTGCCATGCCCCATACAGCGCTTGGCACTCGTAGGGGCGATTCACGAATCGCCCGTCCACCATCGCCCGCCTTATCCGCCTTAGTTGAAAAATTTTGTTTGGCTTTCTCAACAGAGTGAAAAGCCCCGGCGGTGGCGCCGGGGCTCTCTTTTTACCTCCGGCACTGGGCCGCCAGCATGGCGGCGGTGAGCGAGTTGATTGCGCCCAGTATGTCCACCAAAAGCTGGTTCTGGCCCGCGAGCACCTCGAGGATCCGCTCCAGGGTCTCCTGCTCACACCCGCAGGGCACGGTGGGGCAGGCCGTGGGCGCGTCGCACACGGGGAGGGGGTATATGTATCGGTTCATGGGTTCCTCCGCCTCCATGGCGGCCTCCGCCCCGGTCCGGGCTTCCCCGGCCTGGGCGGCCACGCTCCTGCCCTGGGCGATAATGGCCCGCGCGGCGGCCTCGGCCTCCGCGCGGGCCCGGTTCATGTCCCGGCTGCGGCGGCAATTCTGTTTCGGCATTGCGGCACCTCCTGTCTGATACCCCATGTTATGCGCAGGCGCCTCCCGCCGTCCCCGGCGGCAGGGCAAAGACAGGGATTTTTTTGCGAAATCCGCTGCCGGCGGAGCGTTCACCCCCGCTTTTGCGAGGAGACAATCATCTGAATCGCCCCGTCGGAGAGGGGCGATCCGCCGTAATCGGAAAAGGTATCCACAATGTGCATATCCCGCCGGTGCAGAATGTCCCGGATCTCGGCGAGGTGGTACAGCCTGGTGGGGTTTCCCCGGGTGATCGCGGGCCTGTCCAGCGCCTCGCCGTATCGGCGGTCCCACTGGCCGTAGAGCATGACGCGGGTTTTGGCGTCCCACTCGAACCTGGACAGGGTGAGGCCCTGCTCTCCCGCGTCCCAGAGCTGGCAGGGAAAGTGGGTGTCCGCGTACCCGGCGTTCATGACGTCCATAAAATGCTTGCCGCCCGGACGCAGGGCCCGGGAAATTACGTCGAAGATCTTGAGGTTCTCCCCCTCGTCCTCCAGGTAGCCGATGGCCCCGTCGGAGAGGCTGAGCACCGCGTCAAAGGTCTGCTCCGGCTTGAAATCGCGTATGTCGGAGCAGAAAAACCGGGCGCTGAGGCCCTCCTCCTCCGCCCGGCGGGTCGCGTGGCCGATATAGGCCCCGGTAATATCCACCCCCACCACCGGAAAGCCCCGCCGCGCCAGCTCCAGCGCGTGCCTGCCGAAGCCGCAGGCCAGATCCAGAATACGCGCCCGGCCGGTCAGGCCCAGCGTGCGCACGATAAAGTCCACCTGTCTGCGGGTGTCTTCCACCCACGATTGGGCTTGGATGTCCAGGGTCCATCCTTTCTTGTACCAGTCGCTTCCGGCAGATTCCATGGCATAACGCCCTCCTCTCAGCCGTCTCATTATACGCCCGCGGGATGTGGAGGCCAACCCTTTTGTAGAAAAGGGAGAATTCGCCAGAGGCTCTTGACATTTGCCGCCGATTCGCGTACAGTAGCCTTGTCTCAAATGAGACATAAGGAGGTGCGGAAATGGATCGGTCCGATTTGGACGGCGCCCTGCTGGAGCGCCTGGGCGGCACCTTCCTGTTCCGCGCCACGCCCCCGGGGCTGATGGAGGCGGTGCTGCTGGACCGGCGGTGCTTCCGGGCGCGGGTGCGCAAGGGCCGCACCATCTACACCCCAGAGGATTTCCGCCGCTGCCTGGGGCTGCTGGTGTCAGGGACGGTGCAGGTCAGCAAGGAAAATCTGATCGTCAGCGTGCTGGGGCCGGGGGAGCTGTTCGGGGCGGCCGCCCTGTTCAACGACGAGGAGGCGTACGTCACCACCCTCACCGCCCGCGCGGACTGCGACCTGGTCTTTTTCCCCCAGTCCCTGGTGGAGGACCTGATGTCGAGCTGCCCCGCCGTGGCCCGCAGCTACATCTCCTACCTGTCGGGCCGCATCCGCTTCCTCAACGGGAAGATCCAGGGCCTGATCGCCCCCACGGCGGAGCGGAAGCTGGAGCAGTATCTGGCCGCCCACGTCCGGGACGACTGGGTGGAGCTGGACTGCCCGGCCACCGGGCTTGCCAAGCGGCTCAACGTGAGCCGCGCCTCCCTCTACCGCGCCTTCGACGCCCTGGAGGCGGCGGGGGCCATCCG
It includes:
- a CDS encoding methyltransferase type 11, with protein sequence MESAGSDWYKKGWTLDIQAQSWVEDTRRQVDFIVRTLGLTGRARILDLACGFGRHALELARRGFPVVGVDITGAYIGHATRRAEEEGLSARFFCSDIRDFKPEQTFDAVLSLSDGAIGYLEDEGENLKIFDVISRALRPGGKHFMDVMNAGYADTHFPCQLWDAGEQGLTLSRFEWDAKTRVMLYGQWDRRYGEALDRPAITRGNPTRLYHLAEIRDILHRRDMHIVDTFSDYGGSPLSDGAIQMIVSSQKRG
- a CDS encoding transcriptional regulator; protein product: MDRSDLDGALLERLGGTFLFRATPPGLMEAVLLDRRCFRARVRKGRTIYTPEDFRRCLGLLVSGTVQVSKENLIVSVLGPGELFGAAALFNDEEAYVTTLTARADCDLVFFPQSLVEDLMSSCPAVARSYISYLSGRIRFLNGKIQGLIAPTAERKLEQYLAAHVRDDWVELDCPATGLAKRLNVSRASLYRAFDALEAAGAIRREGKRIRILDGEALRQGALE